In Canis lupus familiaris isolate Mischka breed German Shepherd chromosome 24, alternate assembly UU_Cfam_GSD_1.0, whole genome shotgun sequence, a single genomic region encodes these proteins:
- the CST11 gene encoding cystatin-11 isoform X1, translated as MARFWQAPQLLLAIFMALVAHTYQVRKKTFLSVGEVSASDPYVTTTMQYLSDDFNKKSNDKYNFRIVRLLKVQKQITDHMEFHVNMEMRRTTCQKLETTNCSFQEGELYKQIECFYSVFVVPWFEKYKILNKNCTDD; from the exons ATGGCAAGATTCTGGCAGGCCCCACAACTCCTGTTGGCCATCTTTATGGCCCTGGTGGCCCACACCTACCaagtaagaaagaaaacctttctgAGTGTTGGAGAAGTGTCTGCATCAGACCCTTATGTGACAACCACCATGCAGTATTTGAGCGATGACTTCAACAAGAAGAGTAACGACAAGTACAATTTCCGGATTGTGCGGCTCCTGAAGGTCCAGAAGCAG ATTACTGACCATATGGAGTTTCATGTGAACATGGAAATGCGGCGGACCACCTGTCAAAAGCTGGAGACTACTAATTGCTCCTTTCAGGAAGGGGAGCTTTACAAG caaatTGAGTGCTTCTACTCAGTGTTTGTTGTTCCCTGGTTTGAAAAGTACAAAATTCTGAACAAAAACTGCACCGATGACTAG
- the CST11 gene encoding cystatin-11 isoform X2 produces the protein MARFWQAPQLLLAIFMALVAHTYQVRKKTFLSVGEVSASDPYVTTTMQYLSDDFNKKSNDKYNFRIVRLLKVQKQQIECFYSVFVVPWFEKYKILNKNCTDD, from the exons ATGGCAAGATTCTGGCAGGCCCCACAACTCCTGTTGGCCATCTTTATGGCCCTGGTGGCCCACACCTACCaagtaagaaagaaaacctttctgAGTGTTGGAGAAGTGTCTGCATCAGACCCTTATGTGACAACCACCATGCAGTATTTGAGCGATGACTTCAACAAGAAGAGTAACGACAAGTACAATTTCCGGATTGTGCGGCTCCTGAAGGTCCAGAAGCAG caaatTGAGTGCTTCTACTCAGTGTTTGTTGTTCCCTGGTTTGAAAAGTACAAAATTCTGAACAAAAACTGCACCGATGACTAG